The Strigops habroptila isolate Jane chromosome 14, bStrHab1.2.pri, whole genome shotgun sequence genomic sequence AGAATAAATGGTGCTCTGCTGCTATACCTATGCCTATGATAAGAAGAATGTTCAAGGAACCTCATTTTGCGCAATGCAGTGTGAGCTGGCAGCAATCCTCATGCTCCCAGTGCAACATGGATTTAGATATTTATGGATAAAATTAAATCCAGGGGAGCTAAAGAGGTTCTTGTTATATGCTGCCTGTGTAGTTCTATAGCACAGCCAAAACAGGAGTGAAAGACAATCATGTAGAAATTACCCTGTTACCTGGGATCAATAAAAGCATTGTATCCTAGAAACTTGTTATCCTCATTTTGAATGTTGGAAAAGTTGCTGTCCTTTTTATGTGTCCTATTTAACTGACTCCATGTTATAGGGAAGTATTGCTACCTCCCCACAGACAGAGAAATACTGATGGGCTTACTGTGGATGAGAGTGAATGACAGGTAGAAACAGAATTCTGGAGTCCTGGCTTGCATTCACTTTCTAAGGCAatcaaaagctgcagaaaatgtaGCCTGAGGAATAAGTAAAAGTTTCAGCCAGAAGACTGACTTTGGCTGCTTCTTGCTGATGCTTTGTGACTTCTGGCAAATCACTTCACCTGTGTGCAGCAGTCTTTACTTGTAATTGCTAGGGATTGATTACTAGTGTTACCTGCAGAGAGCTTATGATGGTATTTTTGTCCTTGTCCTCcttcaaaagctgcttttctcttcatggAGATCACATGTGCTCTCTTTGTTCCACAGAACCTGTCTCCTGATAAAATTTTCCATGTAATTGTGGCGCCTTGTTACGACAAAAAACTGGAAGCCTTGAGGGAAGATTTCTTCACTGCCTTGTATAATTCACAAGAAGTTGATTGTGTCCTGACATCAGGTTAAAGCTTCTTTGAACTTACTATTTATAAATATAGAAGTGAATCACCACTGTTAGAATAGCCTTTGTGCCAGACTTTGCTTTTTTCAAGTCTGCTTTAGTTGTAAGGTtggctgttctgctgctgtaaaagTAAGCGCTTGTTTTTGTGGTACTGGTAGAACAGGTATTGTATAGGGAAGGCGAAGTGAAAAGATACTTTCCTTCTAAGTTGGTATTCATCTGAAAACAAGATTCCgatgtttggttttgtcagcctcatgagaaaaataagagTTATGCAAATCCATATTTAAAATCGTTGTCTTGCTTGTCTGTGGTTATTATTTAATCTCCACTGGGGCTATTCTTAACATTCCAAGTGCATAGCATCAGTGGCTTTTTGATGTGGCTCTTGTCGTTGGGCTTCACGTCCAAGCTCCATaccctccttttccccctgcAGTGTAGAAACATCTTCCCAACTTCACCTAACAGAAAGGCTCAAGCGTAGCTTTATGCAGAGTTTGGAGCAAGCTGAAGGCCTTTTTTTCAGGGCTGGAAGTGTCAGGCTTCTCAGTTACTAGGGAGAACTGACTCTAGTAAGAGTTGCAGAAGATGACTGTAAGCACATATAAGCATTGGGATACCGATGTCTTAAACAGAGGCACAGcatgtgtgttttgctttgtcttgaAAGTAAAATGTGGTGTGTTTCCCTACAGGTGAAATTGTCCAAATAATGGAGCAGAAAAATGTGTCTATGAAAGATGTGACTGAAGTATCTGTAGATAGCTTGTAAGTAGTTCTGTAATGGattgcttcctttttctgatgACAGACAACAGCACCTTTGGGCATATTCAACATAAATGTAAAACTTCtcaaaagaatactttttttctatttttaaagaaaaaaaggcctGCATCAAAACCTGAGTGTACTAAAGCCTCATCCTTTATATAGTGGCCAAAAAGCCCCAAAGTATTCTTAGATGTTCATTGCTATATATAAAACTAATACGAAACAGAGAATATGGAACTGTTTATACTGTGTAAATACAAAGCAGTTAATTTGAGGTAATGACCCCGATCTAGTGACTCCTTTAATATTTGTGATTTTTGAAGACTTGTGTAGCTCCTTACTTCGTTTTGATGCAGTAATATTACATTGGACTCTATCCCAAGGTGCTCCTAAGTGTGACTGTCTGGGGGTGCTGGCCTCATTCAGTGCTCTCCTGTGCTTGAGCTTGCATAGAGCTGGGCAGTCTCACCTGCCCTCTCCAACTGCTGGGCCTCACACAAAGCTGCTGGGATGCAGTCGTGGGGCTGAccatctgttctgttttctctctcattcaGAACAGCATCTTGACAGTAAATTTCCACTTCCCCTGATACGTTCATGTAGAATTGATTCCTTTcaggaaatttttatttatttttaaccaaagaCAGCAGATTTTCAAGATTAGCTAAAATTGAGACGTGCTTTAGATGAAAATCACACAAAGCATGGGAGAGATTCTGTTTACTTCCTGACTGGCTCACCACGAAGCAGCTTGCATGTTTTAATTCTCAGGCTTAGTTACAAAGGCTGGTCTCGCTATTCACTGATCTGTGTTCAAGTTGTGACAGATGTTACTTGGGATCTTTCCAAGGCGATGGCAGTGGAGCAATCAACATGATTTCTTGCACAAAACAGCCctggaaatgtaaaaaaataatcctttttgcTTTGTCCTGCTTGGGCCTGATCTTGGCTGGAGAAGTTTAAGTGGTGCAGTGGTAACATTTTCAGAGCTATGTTTGTAGTAGCTCCTGTGATCACTTCTACCAGAGATTGCTACACAGAATTACATAAATAAAGTTCTTACAGACATAATTACATAGAGACAGTAGTTTATTTCTGAATCAGCCTGTCCAATGAAAGAACATTCTCATTCAGAATACACCTGGTTTATTGGATCAATTCCTGTTGGAAAGTAATGTTAATTTTTAGAAGGACTAATCTGATAATACTGGTTCGTGCTGTGAGACCTGATGACATGAATATTTGCTCCTCTGGGGTCTTAAAAGTAGATTTTGCAGGGAAAATTATATTACTTGAACTCTTTCTCTTAAAACAAGTCCTAGCACAGTAGCAATTTGTGGTGAAGTGCTTGGTATTTAAGAAGTAGTATGAACTAAGTAACTCGTGTTTGAGTTCTCAACTCGCTTTGGTAGTTAGAGAATGCGAACAGATAACAGTTGGCTAAAATTAGGAGACATGTCATGAAACAAATTCACCCAAGGTTATTAAACAAAAGTTGCAGTAGATGCAGTGGCATGgcatagagagaacagacaCACTACATTTGTAAACTTTGGCTCATTAGTAATTAAAATAGTTCCCCATCATTATTAaaacttcagcagtttctgtgaGGTGTTTGCTGGGGTAATTTTCCCTTTGGGTTTGTGGTTAATGCTGTACTGAGAGTGCTGCTCAGGCACTGCCTGGTGGTGTGGGCCAGGAAAGGTTGTATCTGAATGTTCTGGGAAGAAGGTAGTTACATCTAGAGAGGCTCTTACATGTAAGAGCAAAGACATAATCTGTCTCTTTGCTAAGCTGAAGACTAATATCTCTTCCTGAAACAAGCATTGCCACACACCCCTATTGATTTCTCCCTTGtgagcctgcagagcagcagcctttggcCATCACCAGCACACACACCAGTGCAGTTCATAATCCAGCCTCTTGTGCTCACCAGTGCTGGTTTAAACAGAGGGAGAGGTGGACCTCCAGGTGAATACTATGCCCAGAAATGTTTCCTGAGCAGTGAATGGCTGTTGGTTAACAAGTCTTTAGGGTGTGTCAAATGTGCATTCTTATCAACTACCGTTGCTTGAGGTTTCTGAATGTGGAAAGTCCTGCAGCCTTTTattaggttttcttttcatcatcTTGCTGCCGCCCTGAatagttgtttggggttttaagctgtaataaataaaaatgttaatatattCTCACTGCTGTAAAGCTCTTTGGTGGGGGAgacagagaaaggggaaaacacACTACTTTATTGAAGTGAAAGAGTGACATTTTGGAGCTGATCTTTCTTTCTGGTGTTTTCTAAGGTTTGATGAAATGAAGGAGGGAGATGTAGTAAGGCATGATGGGAAGAGATCTGATGGTTACCTGgagcacatttttaaatatgctgCAAAGGAGCTTTTTGGCATGGAGGTGAAGGAAATCACCTACAAAGCATTAAAGTAAGTTAGAGATTTGTATTCTTGTTGTGTGGAATGGGCTAGTAAGAATTGAATAGAATactttcagttggaagggacctgcaacgatcatctagtccagcctgaccaagttaaagcatgttattaaaggcattgtccaaatgcctccttgaacactgccaggctttggggcattgaccacctctctagaaagcctgttccagtgtttggccaccctctctgtaaagaaatggttcctaatgtccagtctgaacctcTCCTGGTTTACTTGGTGCTATTTGAACCGTAACACAGTTTTGCTCATCTGACTCTCTTGCTTATAGGCAGTTACGTGTTACCTGTAGATCTGTTGCCGTCAAGTAGCTCCTGCTAGCTTTAATTTTACTAAGTTACTTACACTTAAAAATTAAGTGTAATTCTATTCTGAAATCTCAACTCCAACTTCTGCTTAACTCAGTTTCTAAAATGGAAGAGTTGACCTTAATCTCACTGTTACACTTGTTCTGCTCTCTCTAGAATATCCAAATACAACACAGTTGGATCATCCTTTTTGGTAATGCAGGGGTTTAAAATGTTCTCTGTGTATCTTTATAGGAACAAGGACTTCCAAGAAGTTACCCTTGAAAAGGATGGTGAGACAGTGCTGCGTTTCGCAGCAGCTTATGGCTTTAGAAATATCCAAAACATGgttctgaagatgaaaaaaggaaagtttttatACCATTTTGTAGAAGTCCTTGCCTGCCCGGGAGGTAAGAATGATTGTGGATTCACAGTTGTTCCGCACATGTATCTTGAATCCCAAAGGAAAGTTGTCTTACAGGCAGGCACTTAATTTCTTAATTCTCCTCTTAATAATCTAAAATGCTGATTATTGAATGAAGGGTGCAGGATACCAATTACCTGGGCAGAGTTGGCTCAGAGATTGATGGGGTTTTCTAAAATGAACCACAATGTTATTTGCTCTCTTCTGACGTATAAATAAGCGACAGCATGGCTCTTATGATTACTTCAAACGTCAGAGGAAGTCCTCTGAAATGGTCATTGTCAAGGGCaagaaaagacaaggaaaataattaagatCATAAAACCATTGAGAAGGCTGATAAAGATTGTTGATGTGGAAACCTCATTTACATTAAGATGATGTTGATATTAGAGTTGCTTTAAGTAAATACAAATTCTAATAGGATGGGCAGTAGATTATGTAAAGAGACAACTTTTTTTCAGACGAACTGGGAGGGGGGTGGAATCCAGGTTAACAAACTTCCTCTTCATACCAAATCTCCATCAGCCTTatggcttcttttctttccttttggtaAGGGTGCCTAAATGGAAAAGGCCAGGCACAAACTGAAGATGGCAAACCAGATAAAGCACTGCTGAACCAGATGGAAGAAGTGTATGCTGCGATACCTGTCAGACTTCCAGAAACCAACGTGCACGTACAAAAGATGTACCAGGACTGGCTGGAAGGCATGGACTCTGAAAAGGTCCAGGAGACTTTGCACACCACGTACAGTGCAGTCAATCAAACAGCAAGCAGTTTGGATATCAAATGGTAATAAATCCAGCTTGTAAAAGGTTTGCTTAGGTTAGTTACAGATTCAGCACTGGAAACATTCTATGCAATCGCAGATGCTATGCACTAGCCGAGTGTATGAATGAGACGCTTCCCAATTGTGGATTATTACTTGTGAAGaacaattgctttttaaaaccagaaagagaagTCTCCAAAAGCCCTGGTTCCTGCCATTGCCGTTTAACTCTTCCTGTGTGTAATCTCCTGTGTATAATGGATTTCTTTATTCAAAAATATGATCTTGTAAGGTACTTAAGCACTTtctgccaggggcagggagtGTAATTCCTGATGAAGTTACTCCCAGAATTGAAGGGTTCCCTTCACAAAATGGGCTCCCCAGGAAGGTGAGATTATTCTACTCCTCTTCCTAAGTATGCAGTTCCTTTCATcatggggaaaacaaacagtCCTGAATTCCAGAATTGCAGTTGTGAAGTAAGGTGGGATTTACTTGCCTTGTTAACAGCCCCTTTACAGGGACAAACGTGTATGTGGAGAAGTGGCATGAATTCATGTATGCCTTGTCTCCATATTTAACAAAACCTGCTCAGTTCCAAACTAGTCACCATTCCTTACTGATGTGTTGTTTTGTAAGGAACAAAATGCTTCATATAAACTGAACGTGGGGAAACTAATGCTAAATGGTTATAGTGCAATCCTTCATTAACATAGTTCCAGATAGGTTGGTTGGTACAAAAAGagaacttttctttccttgtaagTTTTCTTAGAAACTTGCAGCTAGGAAGAGTGGTGCTGCTTGCTTTGTCAGGCTTTGTACCAAGAGTGAAACATGCATATGCACTGTCATGTGAGCACATGCATACTACAGCTTTGCTAGGTTTGCAGAGCCAGACTTCCAGCACTTTTACTCTCTCATGTTTTGGTACACAGAATACCCGATTGTTCTTTCATTTATCTCCATGTTGACAGACTTCAAGTGAAAATAGCTTCATGGAGTGCCTCTGAAAAAAGCCACTTAGCCATGCTTGTGAGCTCCTCGAAGTTACTATACATCAGTATCATGAATTTTGGTGTGCTTACTTTAGGTATACTCTAGGGATTTCATTCAACAAAGTGGTATTTGCATGCAAGCTTTTCCTGCAACCTCAGGAGTTGTCCAGAGGGTTATTCAAGAATGTAATGGACAAAAAAATACCCTACTGTCAGACTTCCTTAGATTTTCCTAGTAGCAATGGGTTTGTTCAGGATTAATGGCTGTTTGAAGCTGGCAAagtttcagctttccttttccagcctgAAATTGGGGATGGgcttttttaatcatttcagACAGTTTGAATGAATCTTCTTGTAAACTTCTTAATGTTACAACTACTTGTATGAGTAAGACCTAATACTGCAAAAACCTGTGTGTCTTTGAAATCCTCATTTGAAATAACTTGAACACAGTGGATGGGAGAAAGGCATCAGTGAAGTCAGTGCAAGTTCTTGCATCGGCTAAACACCAGAGGGTTCAAAAGGAGAGAACCAGACCTAAGTGTGTTACCTTGATGACAAGAGAGTTCTCTTAATGCGAAGCTGTTGATAGAATTGCAGCTTTCTATTAGACCTCCACCTaaataacaaaacatttcacttggagggatgttttctttcaagtataAATGAATTTGATTACTGTGCTACCCAAATGCACACAATGAGATTACACCCATAAGTTCGCCTTTGTAAGTTGTTCCTTGtagtaataaaaacattacGCTTACGTGGTGCAATATCAGAACATCTACAGAAATCTACCTCTGTACAGGAAGGGAGTCCAGAAATCGTGGAAAGACCTATGTATAGCCAGAACTGTAGTAAATATCTCCTAATGAACGATGGTGGTGTTGCATGAAATTTCTGAACAGATTACTTCTAGAAGCAACATCCAACTCCTTTGGTCTGAATTTCTTTGTCATGATTTCCTCCAAAAACTTCAACAGAATTaccttgtaaaaaaaaaaaaaaagtggtctTGTTCTGTTTGTATAGGCATATGTTTCTATGTATATATGATGGCATGTTTAAATTATATTGCTTCAGTTTTCTGTATagtatgctttttttttttaatgtgcgTATACTGGATGGAATGGTATGAAAAAGTTGTTTGCTGTTCTGATGGAATCTTCACTAAACTACACAAGAGCTGCCTTGCGATTCTGAAAGGACACCCTTGAACTGATTGTGCGACTTAGAAATGTTCCTCTTGTGTAGGTGGTGCTGCCGTGTGTGTTCTGCCATTGTGCTTGCCTGGGGCACTGAAGGGCCCTGCTTCCCGTGCTGCTGGGAGTCACTGGGAATGGGCCAGTAGGTGAAATAAATCTATCTGTGATGTGCTGTGCTCCCATAACAAGGGAAACCGGTGGCTAAATCAGTGCATAAAATAAACTACTTCAATTTAATCCACCATTTCTTCCATCTACTCAAGTGTTTTAACCTATTGAGATGGTAGCAATGTAAAATTCTACTAGATGATTTGTCTGCTACGGtagttttttt encodes the following:
- the NARF gene encoding nuclear prelamin A recognition factor isoform X2, with the protein product MKCENCTKKECSKKQKNDDTQSTSVDALSSSDGLEEKNEFPTLANAKTLLSDCLACDSCMTSEEGARVFQQNQKELFRILNLNKKCDTSKHKVLAVSICPQSLPYFAAKFSLSVNDAAKRLCGFLKSLGVHYVFDTTIAADFSILESQREFVQRYQRRNQEEHALPMFASACPGWIRYAERVLTNLVTSHICTAKSPQQIMGSLVKGYFARQQNLSPDKIFHVIVAPCYDKKLEALREDFFTALYNSQEVDCVLTSGEIVQIMEQKNVSMKDVTEVSVDSLFDEMKEGDVVRHDGKRSDGYLEHIFKYAAKELFGMEVKEITYKALKNKDFQEVTLEKDGETVLRFAAAYGFRNIQNMVLKMKKGKFLYHFVEVLACPGGCLNGKGQAQTEDGKPDKALLNQMEEVYAAIPVRLPETNVHVQKMYQDWLEGMDSEKVQETLHTTYSAVNQTASSLDIKW
- the NARF gene encoding nuclear prelamin A recognition factor isoform X1 is translated as MGNVFCIIRGFSVLFQECSKKQKNDDTQSTSVDALSSSDGLEEKNEFPTLANAKTLLSDCLACDSCMTSEEGARVFQQNQKELFRILNLNKKCDTSKHKVLAVSICPQSLPYFAAKFSLSVNDAAKRLCGFLKSLGVHYVFDTTIAADFSILESQREFVQRYQRRNQEEHALPMFASACPGWIRYAERVLTNLVTSHICTAKSPQQIMGSLVKGYFARQQNLSPDKIFHVIVAPCYDKKLEALREDFFTALYNSQEVDCVLTSGEIVQIMEQKNVSMKDVTEVSVDSLFDEMKEGDVVRHDGKRSDGYLEHIFKYAAKELFGMEVKEITYKALKNKDFQEVTLEKDGETVLRFAAAYGFRNIQNMVLKMKKGKFLYHFVEVLACPGGCLNGKGQAQTEDGKPDKALLNQMEEVYAAIPVRLPETNVHVQKMYQDWLEGMDSEKVQETLHTTYSAVNQTASSLDIKW